The following is a genomic window from Oncorhynchus kisutch isolate 150728-3 linkage group LG6, Okis_V2, whole genome shotgun sequence.
gtgcgtgtgagtacctgtgctgtgtgttttggcctttatgccattgtggattgcgcagatgattacgggtcttgtCCAGTGTGTTAATTATTGTGCGCGTGTGTTATTTATTAGAGGtactcctcactcttttgtttgggtttctaccctgtgtttttgttacgtgtttgtttggtcttcgtccccgtgcctttacacggcacgccaTAATTTGGGGCTTAATAAAAAACCTTATTACGCattcctgtgtctgtctcccgaatcatgaatgtccatcatccattttgtatgatatgttacaaatgacaatttgtatgatatgttataaATTAAAATTAATATGACAAACCCAAAATGGTTTTCCAGTAGATTATTATTGTTCAAAAATGGCCTTTATGCCTTTATACAGATTACAACTTCTCATTTCCTactaattgaaaatgaaattgtTTAAAGTATCGCCCTTTCTTAAACAAGCCATACAATTTCAGTTTTAGCCtccagaaaagatagaacaaatattacaacaaatgttaTGATTAAATATAATgatgaataaaaaaatgtttgttatggaaaaaaaatgtttaaatatggTATTATATTTGTTAATGTTATGAATAGAAACGGAAGAGTTGTCACATACTcccatatattttcaataactgcATATCTGCTCAATCCAAATTTACAACCAATTGATTGCAGCACTACcacaaaactggaggaggcaagtggaaaacGGAGAAGGTAGGGAACTTGTTTACCTGCCATATATTAAAGATACAAATTGGCTGAAAGGAACTGGCATAAATAGAATAATATACCAGTTTCATCTGAGGATAAAAATGTTGACAGTTGCGCCATACAGGGTGCAACATAAATAGGAGGAACTTttgtaccaattccatggcatATGGTCTATGAACTGGTACAACAAACTACACTTGATTCAACACTTAAagagtttttcaatttaaattattatatacaATTATTGCCACCAATAGATTGCTATATATATGGGAcatacaacaatctcagctctgtagatttttctgcgaagagacagaatcaatagttcatttattctggtattgatcctatgtagcttgtttctggtcacaggttcaagAATGGTTAAAAAAATCACAACATGCAATTAAAATTAACCTTACAAATAGCAACGTTGGGCGATTTGGAGAGCCATAGTCAGCcaattaataatataataatactcataggaaaggttttcatcttAAACTCACAACCTGTGGATAAAATATGATTAGAAAGGTTCAAACATtttgtaaaacatcacagcacaattgaaaaatatTTGGCACATGAAAACCAaacgagggtggtctatggtgataggtgggatgggctgagagtggctgagggttgggattaaaaagCTTATGTTTGGTTAGGGAATTATTGTTATGTGATTGCtttatataaaagtaccatgtatgtaaaatgtgtatgtaatatgtatgtatatgtagccaAAAACCTGTAAAAAAACTAAGACATTTGTCCTCTGaaggggggggtggggtggtagaggtGTTAACACAATTTTAAACTCAGCAACTTCTATGctagctttgaggcaagcaacattgaggcatgcatgagagcataagctgttccaggcgactgtgtgatcacgctctccgtagccgacgtgagtaagacctttaaacaggtcaacatacacaaggctgcggggccagacggattaccaggacgtgtgctccgggcatgtgctgaccaactggaaggtgtcttcactgacattttcaacatgttccTGATTAAatctataataccaacatgtttcaagcagaccaccatagtccctgtgcccaagaacacaaaggcaacctgcctaaatgactacagatccgtagcactcacgtccgtagccatgaagtgatttgaaaggttggtaatggctcacatcaacaccattatcccagaaaccctagacccactccaatttgcataccgcccaaacagatccacagatgatgcaatctctattgcacttcacactgccctttcccaccaggacaaaaggaacacttaattgagaatgctattcattgactccagctcagcgttcaacaccatagtaccctcaaagctcatcactaagttaagggtcctgggactaaacacctccctctgcaactggatcctggacttcctgacgggccgcccccaggtggtgagggtaggtagcaacacatctgccacgctgatcctcaacactggaggtccccaggggtgtgtgctcagtcccctcctgtactccctgttcactcatgactgcatggccaggcacaactccaacaccatcattaagttagcagaccacacaacagtggtatcagcctgactaaccggtgtctgtatgtagcctcgctactgttatagcctcgctactgtatattgcctcactactgaatatagcctcactactgaatatagcctgtctttttactgttgttttatttctttacctacctattgttcacctaatagcttttttgcactattggttagagcctgtaagtaagcatttcactgtaaggtatacacctgttgtattcagcgcacttgacaaataaactttgatttgatttgaagaaatgtcctctcactgtcaactgcgtttattttcagcaaacttaacatgtgtaaatatttgtatgaacataacagattcaccaactgagacataaactgaacaagttccacagacatgtgactaaaagaagctgggtggaaggatgagaggaggggacatGGGATTGAGAGACAGCTGggtggaaggatgagaggaggggaaaggggattgagagacggctgggtggaaggatgagaggaggggaaaggggattgagagacagctgggtggaaggatgagaggaggggaaaggggattgagagacggctgggtggaaggatgagaggaggggaaaggggattgagAGAAGGCTGGGTGGAAGGATGTAAGATAATAGAGTGGTGATGGATGACAGGAATTCCACGCTGATTAAAACAGTTTTAGTACATTTCATGCTCTTACCCATTTATGTCTTAAAGGAGATTGTAGACTGGTATTATCACTGCCTATATTGACttgaccatagaaatagaatctcattctagttctgtggaCTTGACACACATAAACAGAGTGTATGAGTACCTGCATCCATCCAAAAACAAGGCTGTTTGGTTTGAATAATTTGTATTATTCATGAGCATTAGGTTTGACAAGGGGTTTTGAACCATAAAATATTAGTCCTTCTACTAAGGCAGTTCTGATCCAGAAGACCTGCCTCTCATATGTGACATTCGACCGTCCACACCAGTGgtttgtaaatgacaattgtttCACCTCTTGACCCCTTTGGGCTCcggagtggcacagcggtctaaggcactgcatctcagtgctagaggcgtcactgcagtccctggtttgaatccaggctggatCATATCCAGACATGactgggagtcccgtagggcggcgtacaattggcacagcgtcatctgggtttggcaggggtaggccgtcattgtaaataaggatgtgttcttaacggacttccctagttaaataaatacaaaaaaaaggtcCGTTTCAGGTTAGTCTTTGGTTCCATCCTGGGGTTGGGTTACAAAGAATCGGGACCTCAGGGGTCGAGATCCAAAAGGGGGCCAACTTCAGGGCAGGCCCTCAGTCACCTTTTGAAACTCGTACTCTGATAACTGCTGCCTTTGTTAGTGTGTATGTTTCTCTGAGTATTTGCAAGTAGCCATCATCCAGATACAATGTTGCTGAGCTGCTCAGAGATATCATGCACATCTGGCATGCGCTGAGTGAGATGTAGGCTGCATATATGTCTAGACATGTTTGAGTACGTTTGAGTCTAGTTCTGTTTGCGCATGTTTGAGTCTAGTTGTTTGTGTGAGAGACTATTAGTCCACCTTGACTCGTGTTGCAGACCTCAATAGCTCCCATGTCCGTGTATGAATGGCCCCTGATCAGGATGAATGATCCTATCCTAAAGATCAGATGGCGATCAGTAACTGGAGCCAAAGCAGGATCAGTGTCAAGACAACAGCAGGATCAATAACAGacatgaacagagagagaagagagatggagtgaaagagagatagaagggTATGAGAGAGATTAATCTGGAGAGGATTTTCCCACAAAATGAGTTAAGCTCCACAATGATAAGGGAGGTTGGTCAAAGGCAATACGATTAACGGAATAATTACTCTCAAACGTTAGGAAGAAAGGATGCCCATTCTATCTGCCTGAAGGGCAGCACAGCAATACACAGCTTCTATAATCCCAGGAAGAGGAGGCGGCAAAAATACTGATTGACTTACCTCAGGGAGACAACACTCACTTCTTATGGAAGAAGTCACACACTGAGAATTAATGCTACTGTGATATTAGTCCTGAGGAGGAAAGTATTGAAAAACAGTCTGGACTGGAGGAATCAAAAATTGCTACATGTTCCACTTGAATGTAAAATCTTGGTATATTCTTCCCTGGATAGTGCCTCTGCTTTGTCTAAGATCAAATCATGGGGAGGTATTCAGAGTAAATGATCATCACAAAACTCAAATTCTTACAAAAGTACTTTAATTTGACAATAATTCATAAATCCAGACCATTTAGAGGAGGTTTATTGTATTGTTAAAGACGTGCTCCGGAACTTTGGAGACTtctaagtattttttaaacctcccgctttgggctggatgtgtcaatgtgtagttcatacaggcataatctatgagcagaattactgtttcATCTCAATTAAccacgaaatccctagtttgaaagcaactGTTTTCCTGGAAGCTGTGCTTTGCCATTTTCCTACATTTTCCCCCACATGGGCCAGCCCCCTAACAATTATAGTTCTAActaatgagcttcagcccctcacTATTCTAGTGACCGCTAACAAGATGCACACAGCAGAACGAGAGCAATGACATGGTGCACATGTGACGTAGTACACCATTTCCGGGGACCACTTTTAGCTCGTgagcgctactttcagaactactggcgaAAACGAATTCAAAAGGGCCAGAGAATATCAAGTTTTGTAGTGGCTGTTTAGAGAATCTCTTTAACATGTTGCTGACCATGGCATCAATTATCATCTCAGTATGGAGCACTATATACCAAATAAGTATCATTAGTAAACTGTTAACAGTAATTTATTTAACATCATGTCATGTGTAGCTATAGTCCAGAGTGTTAATAGGCTTGGGCGCTATATAACACGTTAAACAGTGCAGAAGGTACTCTTATACACACATACCATCTTGTCAACATCCAATAAATATGTCCTTTCAGAGATTCTTGTTCAGCCATCTCATTATGTGTGAGTCCATTAGGCCTTTGCTTGAGCTTGTGTCTGCTACTCCTGTGTCTCCGTCTCTGTCAGCTCCTGTGGTTCTGGGTCAGGTAGCTCCTGTGGTTGAGCTACAGTGCCTGTCTTTATTTTTATTGTTTCTACAAGATCTAAACTATCCATCTTTATCTGTTCTACAatgcccccctcctcccctacgGCTGCCGATGCCTTTTCCTTCTCCTCATTCTCCTCCGTCTTCAGAGGCATCCATGACTCTTTGTGCAGCCTCTCGTTATTCTCCACCCCCTGGACACCAGGGGGCACTGTGGCGGCCATAGCAGGAGGCAGCTGCTTGAACTCTTCGTCGTTCACATCATAGTCCTTCATCTTATGGTCCAGGATCCACCAGCGACCCGCAAAACCAACGTCCAGTACCCGTGTGTGGAGCTCCCTCCAGGGGATAGAGAGGTTGGAGCACTGGGCCTCGTAAAGACTGGCGTCTGGGTTGTAATCGGCAAAGTAGGTGAGTGAAACCACTCCCAGGCTGAGGTGACGTAACCTTCCCTCGTTTCGAAGCTTCGCCAGCTTCTGCACGTGCCCATCCGATGTTCCACTGCGTATCCACGGCGTCAGGAGCCCGAGCTGATTGGCTGTATCCAGGACGGTGGTCTCGAAGGAGGCGTCGTCGGGGTTTGTGTAGATGCAGGTGCCAGCTCCACCCAGAAGGCTCAGGTAGATGGAAGCTTTGATTGGCCTCTCCCACGCGCCCACCACAATCTCACGACACGCCTCCTTGTAGTCTCTGGACATGCCGCTAAACCACACACCTGATTGAGAGGGGAGAGAATTGTGAAAAaaagacagacagcattcacacGAGATAAGATAGATGGTTTACTAAAAACAAAGGCAAAACAGACTGACACCATATCCCTAGACATGGTAGTGAGGCATGCACACAATTATAATGTTTTGTGTGCCAACACTGTATTGTATTGCATTGCATCTCCAAACTGACATGGATTGTCTCAGAGAGGTCACAGAAATAACCTGTCACGTACCTTCCTCCACCCTGTGATTGCAAGCAGGGGCAACTGTAAAGGATCAACAGCTAACAATGCCTTTACATAGACGAGTATGAAGTACATTTTCAAATCTAACTTGTGTAAAAACCACAACGTGATACAGTTTGTTTGAAGGTAATGTCACATAATCTGATAACCTCATGAATGACTTTGGCAAGACCGTTAAGCAAGAAAGATCATGAGTTCGTTCAGGTTCGTAAAGGCGTGGTGGGCTAACACAGCAACCAAGAGATAGATCGATTTCTTACCCAATTTGctatttttcaacctctcccatcggGTGCCATTGGCGGGTGCTGCTCCTGCTTCTGCTACAGAGGTGGAGCACCATCTCCTGAGCACCCACGAGGCAGCCATGTCCGTCAGACAGAAGCCGATCGTTCCCGGAAGTTCACATTCGGACTGGCTCGGACCGGAAAAACACAGCGGGTCGGAAAATACATTAATTCCCAA
Proteins encoded in this region:
- the LOC109893588 gene encoding mitochondrial import inner membrane translocase subunit Tim29-like; amino-acid sequence: MAASWVLRRWCSTSVAEAGAAPANGTRWERLKNSKLGVWFSGMSRDYKEACREIVVGAWERPIKASIYLSLLGGAGTCIYTNPDDASFETTVLDTANQLGLLTPWIRSGTSDGHVQKLAKLRNEGRLRHLSLGVVSLTYFADYNPDASLYEAQCSNLSIPWRELHTRVLDVGFAGRWWILDHKMKDYDVNDEEFKQLPPAMAATVPPGVQGVENNERLHKESWMPLKTEENEEKEKASAAVGEEGGIVEQIKMDSLDLVETIKIKTGTVAQPQELPDPEPQELTETETQE